A single region of the Brassica rapa cultivar Chiifu-401-42 chromosome A03, CAAS_Brap_v3.01, whole genome shotgun sequence genome encodes:
- the LOC103862502 gene encoding uncharacterized protein LOC103862502, whose protein sequence is MGICSSSESTQVATAKLILQDGRMIEFTSPVKVGYVLQKYPMCFICNSDDMDFDDAVSAISADEELQLGQIYFALPLRWLREPLRADEMAALAVKASAALMQSGGGGGSCRRKRVDPIVAGKSRKRFGSGDDTVGSGGGRRKGRDGDGGGSSSNSGRRRKCYAAELSAIEE, encoded by the coding sequence ATGGGTATATGCAGTTCGAGCGAGTCGACTCAAGTGGCAACGGCGAAACTGATCTTGCAAGACGGGAGGATGATAGAGTTTACTAGCCCCGTGAAAGTAGGATACGTTTTGCAAAAGTATCCCATGTGTTTTATCTGCAACTCAGACGATATGGACTTCGACGACGCCGTTTCAGCTATTAGCGCCGACGAAGAGCTTCAGCTAGGTCAGATATACTTCGCGCTTCCTCTTCGTTGGCTTCGTGAGCCGCTTAGAGCCGATGAGATGGCTGCATTGGCCGTTAAAGCTAGCGCTGCGCTCATGCAaagcggtggtggtggaggaagtTGTCGCCGGAAACGTGTAGATCCTATTGTCGCTGGTAAGTCTCGGAAGAGATTTGGCTCCGGTGATGATACAGTGGGATCCGGCGGTGGTAGAAGGAAAGGCAGAGACGGTGACGGTGGTGGTAGTAGCAGTAATAGTGGCCGGAGGAGGAAGTGTTACGCGGCGGAGCTGAGTGCGATAGAAGAGTGA
- the LOC103862506 gene encoding oxygen-evolving enhancer protein 1, chloroplastic has translation MAAVTTVALQSLTAAKLHPPSQSVSKSFKPVTRRVSCSLHDDLKNLTLNCVEATKIAGFALATSALVVSGASAEGVPKRLTYKEIQSKTYMEVKGTGTANQCPTIEGGLESFAIKPGKYYAKKVCLEPTSFTVKAEDVSRNATPVFQNTKLMTRLTYTLDEIEGPFEVASDGTVRFLEKDGSDYATVTVQLPGGERIPFLFTIKQLVATGKPESFGGDFLVPSYRGSSFLDPKGRGGSTGYDNAVALPARGDDEELDKENNKNTAASVGEITFSVTKSKPESGEVISLFESIQPSDTNLGAKTPEDVKIQGIWYAKLEQ, from the exons ATGGCTGCCGTTACCACCGTGGCTCTGCAGTCTCTCACAGCCGCAAAACTCCATCCTCCTTCTCAGAGCGTCTCTAAATCCTTTAAGCCGGTGACGAGACGTGTCTCTTGCTCCCTCCACGACGATCTTAAGAACTTGACTCTGAACTGCGTTGAGGCTACCAAGATCGCTGGTTTTGCACTAGCTACCTCTGCTCTTGTAGTCTCG GGTGCAAGTGCAGAAGGAGTGCCGAAGAGGCTAACATACAAGGAGATACAGAGCAAGACATACATGGAAGTGAAAGGAACTGGAACCGCTAATCAGTGTCCAACCATTGAAGGTGGCTTGGAGTCATTCGCCATTAAGCCAGGCAAATACTACGCCAAGAAAGTCTGCTTGGAGCCAACTTCATTCACCGTCAAAGCAGAAGATGTTAGCAGGAACGCCACGCCGGTTTTTCAAAACACCAAGCTCATGACCCGTCTTACCTACACACTCGACGAAATCGAAGGCCCTTTTGAA GTAGCATCTGATGGAACGGTGAGGTTTCTTGAGAAAGACGGTAGTGACTACGCTACAGTAACAGTACAACTTCCAGGCGGTGAGCGTATACCATTCTTGTTCACCATAAAGCAGCTTGTGGCAACAGGTAAACCAGAGAGCTTTGGTGGAGATTTCTTGGTGCCATCTTATAGAGGCTCGTCTTTCTTGGACCCAAAAGGCCGTGGTGGCTCTACAGGATATGACAATGCAGTTGCGTTACCAGCTAGAGGGGACGATGAAGAGTTGGATAAGGAGAACAACAAGAACACAGCTGCTTCGGTTGGGGAGATAACATTCAGTGTAACAAAGAGTAAACCCGAGAGCGGTGAAGTGATAAGTTTGTTTGAGAGTATTCAGCCTTCGGATACAAACTTGGGTGCTAAAACTCCTGAAGATGTCAAGATCCAGGGTATCTGGTATGCTAAACTTGAGCAATAA
- the LOC103862505 gene encoding zinc finger CCCH domain-containing protein 55-like gives MYRFVTFANAETVRTILARGNPHFICESRVLVKPYKEKGKILQNKWQQQQLQQLLDLYECHLGPKMFSRNTDEMMRRKADLQHAIEVELQRRRFLALQLPERENELSFSIGSPSHLPPRFNHSLLFNSESSMEETTEGDSDRGESHLHLVPNNNNERGYSSEF, from the exons ATGTATAGGTTTGTTACTTTCGCTAATGCTGAAACTGTGAGAACCATATTGGCTCGTGGGAATCCTCATTTCATCTGTGAGTCTCGTGTGCTTGTTAAACCGTATAAGGAGAAAGGAAAGATCCTTCAAAA CAAGTGGCAACAGCAGCAACTTCAGCAGCTGTTGGATCTCTATGAATGTCACTTGG GGCCAAAGATGTTTTCAAGGAACACAGATGAGATGATGAGAAGGAAAGCTGATTTACAACATGCCATTGAAGTAGAACTCCAAAGAAGAAGGTTCTTGGCTCTGCAATTGCCTGAGAGGGAGAACGAGCTTAGTTTTTCTATCGGCTCTCCTTCTCATCTCCCACCTCGGTTCAACCATAGTCTTCTCTTTAATTCAGAAAGCAGCATGGAAGAAACCACAGAAG GTGATAGTGATAGAGGTGAAAGCCATCTTCATCTAGTACCAAACAACAACAACGAACGTGGATACAGTAGCGAGTTCTAA